In one Hymenobacter sp. DG25B genomic region, the following are encoded:
- a CDS encoding pirin family protein, with product MKTVFHAASSRGHASHGWLNSYHTFSFGGYQNPDRVHFGALRVLNDDTVAAGMGFGRHPHDNMEIISIPLSGDLEHQDSTGRQAVIRNGDVQVMSAGTGIAHSEKNHSTSQEVKFLQIWVFPNKRNVTPRYDQQTFRPEDRRNQFQQVVSPSADDAGVWIHQDAWFQLGDFDAGQATEYTIKRPENGVYVFVLEGSATVNGQPLHRRDGLGIWETDKLQITADSNTQLLLMDVPMAF from the coding sequence ATGAAAACGGTGTTCCACGCGGCTTCCAGCCGCGGCCACGCCAGCCACGGCTGGCTTAACTCTTACCATACCTTCAGCTTCGGTGGCTACCAGAACCCGGACCGGGTGCATTTTGGGGCCCTGCGCGTACTGAACGATGATACCGTGGCGGCTGGCATGGGCTTTGGCCGCCACCCCCACGATAACATGGAAATCATCAGCATTCCTCTTTCCGGCGACCTGGAGCACCAGGATAGCACCGGCCGGCAGGCCGTAATCCGGAACGGGGATGTGCAGGTGATGAGCGCCGGTACGGGCATTGCGCACAGCGAGAAAAACCACAGCACCAGCCAGGAGGTAAAGTTTCTGCAGATCTGGGTATTTCCCAATAAGCGCAACGTAACGCCGCGCTACGATCAGCAGACCTTCCGCCCCGAAGACCGCCGCAACCAGTTTCAGCAGGTGGTTTCGCCCTCGGCAGACGATGCCGGCGTATGGATTCACCAGGATGCCTGGTTTCAGCTGGGTGATTTTGATGCCGGCCAGGCTACGGAATACACTATAAAGCGCCCCGAAAATGGCGTGTATGTTTTTGTGCTGGAAGGCAGCGCTACCGTGAACGGCCAGCCCCTGCACCGCCGCGACGGACTGGGCATATGGGAAACCGACAAGCTGCAGATTACGGCCGACAGCAACACCCAACTGTTGTTGATGGACGTACCCATGGCTTTCTAA